CTTCACAGCTTGTCAGCTCTTCTGATAATTAAATCCTGACCTcagctgtttccttttttttctctcttacagTCGCATAAGTGTGAATGTAGAACTGATGTCTCTAATTAACGTTGGAATAATACCCGGTCACTGGATGGCTGCAAATCAGCGGGGCTTTAGGGCAAATTAAAGctgaattttctcaaaaaataaataatctcaatTGCTACTCACCATCAGACCTTaagaaattttttaatttttaaaattcagtttaagtCATGAATAGTTCAGTTAAAATGAAGCTGTTAAGAGCTGATGTTGGAACATTCTGTGGCTGTGCCTCTGCTGGATCAAGTAGGTGGAGGGATAACACACTTCCAGCCTTTCTGAGAGCTCAGAAGGGAGGCTTATAGGCAATTCTGAGTGGGCAGGAAGAAGCCTTACAGGTGGGCGCCAAAGTAACTGGGTTTCATTTTACAGAAGtggcaaaaacagacaaaagagaGTCTTGCACGAGGCTGAGTAGGATGGCTGCTGAATAATGTGCCTCCGGAGGAAAGCAGTAGTGTTTATTCCTGAAGAtgatgtgtgtatgtgtgtgtgcagcgcCTTTTTGCCTATTCAAGCTCCTCTTCTGTGAGCTCTTCCAGTCTGGCCATCAGTCTTGTTTGCATCTGGTTGATGTCAGATGTGTAGATCACCTCCAGCCTGTGACAGAGCAGTTTTACGTCAATATTGGGGAAGGAGAAGAGGTAGCTCAAAATacttcaaaacaataaacatccAACGTTTCTACAAAGCAGACCTTTTTTCCTGAACTGcaatttcaaattgaaaaaaaaaattgttttatcaCAAAGCCTGCTATCATTTCAATCTCAGACGTTCTAAAGATGAATAAAAGGTTCTGTTTCCTATTTGACAAGATTTAGATGGACATTTTACAGCATCAACCTATGAACAAGATGTCAGAGGAAGAAAGAGGCGGAGTGGATTCGCTGCAGgatgaaacacaaagaaaaggtCTGCCTCACTGTTTAGACAGCAGCTAAAGACCTCTGCATATCATCCAGTGAGATGCAGCGGCCAGGAAGCTCTTGTCGAAAGAAAGTCCAGCTACACAATGTGCTCATTCGTTAACTTTATGCTTTGTTTATGCAGAATGCTTCCGCTCCTAaaaccaaatatgtttttttttttattttaaatgtgggCCCAACTGTATTTATCGCCCTGAAAAAGGTGTTTCCTTCTTAATGTGAGTTTGTCGACCCTGCTGGACCGAATCTGACTTTGAACTGACCTGGGTATTATCCCTATGGTGTGGTTGCCATTGGAGACAGGAGCTTTCCTCAACGGGAACTCGGCTCTGATCATCTCTGGCGTCAGCTGGATTCCTGGACCttcacacctgcaccacagtcTTACATGAATGACATCACTGGTGGAGGGAGGGCGGTTACCTGGAGGTGGTGTGGTGTGTAAACAATGTTGTGAGGGGCTTACGAGGACTCTGTTAGCTGCAGATGATAATCATCGGGGAGACcagggagaagaggaggagcagagagggGAAGGATGTCCATATCATAGTCGATGGACCTGAAGgagaaacatgcaaatataaaataatcctATGAAAATGGATGTCTAAAATCTCACTCTGTACAGAAGCTGTGGGATTTGCTGTTCTGTCAAACATcaaaacagctgttttttgCTGTCTGATTGTGCAACACAAAGACCAGGGGTTCTGCAGGTTTCACTCACTcaaatttcaaaactttttaagaccattacaaatgaaatttaagacctctATTGAgacaaatgtacaaaagaaaattgtatattaatgtatttatatatatatataaagatatatatatatgtcgTGTGGGTGGACAACAGAAGTGAGCTGGTTGCAAAAACGAACGTCGTCAATTCAACCGCTGATAAATTTGCACTGATGATAGATGCAACAAGCTTGCTAGCTGGAAAAGTCTAGAAAAGAAGTAGAAATAGTTCCAAACACTTACCTAAACATAtgacttttcaacaaaaataatatgctGGTATATTGAAGAACGATGAATATTTAATAGATTTCAgtataatgatttttttatcagATGTGACTATGATGAATAAAAGGCTCTACAAAGCAGGCAAGCAACAAAGCTAGCTACATTGAGCTAGATGAATCTGAGTTAGCTTTGCAGCTAGCCAGCAAGCGTATACTAGCACCTTGTTAGCGATAGCTTCAACCACCTCAAATCACAGAACGCAAAGCAGATGTCTGCATGcaactgaaactttttccaaacagaaaagtcatgaaattaaatagtttttccaCAACAACATCTAAGATTTACAAGTAATATGTTCAAGgccaaataaaattttgtgtcACTAATTTTAGggacatgaatttaagactttttaaggatggaGGTGCACCCTGAAGAAGGCAAGTTAAAAACACCCAgaaccttcttttttttcctaatcaGCATTGAACTGTTCAATTTGGTACCTAAAGCAAGAGGCTCCGTCATGCTGGATGAACTGTAAATCATTGTTGTTGCTATCTGGAGAACGGTCAGATGAAGGAAGTGTTTGCACAGAATAGCGTGCAAAAGGAGAACATGACAAACCAGAGCCGTGTTTGCTAACACACTACATCAAATATCACTTCCTTTCCGTCTTTTTAGGctgaaaactgaataaatcattatttttccatgttagtCCCCATACAGACTGACCCAGATTCTTTAATAGAGACATTTGAGCTTAAGACGAACAACAGCACTAAAAAAGAGGAATGATTTCATCTCTCCTTCCATCGAGATGATCATTTATAGACTTTAAATAACATGTCTGAAAGTTGAGATTCAACTTCTAGGGTATTAGGCTGTCCTACTCTTCGCTCTCTGACTCTATGAATGTGTTATGAGTAATGGTGGATATATTACAAGCAGACAATCTGACATTCAGCGACCTGGCAGGAGGTAGAATATGTTGGACTCCTCCATTACATATTAATACGGGACAACCGTGATGAGCTGTGTTGTCTGTAATGCAGTTAGTCAGATGATGGAACGGACACCGAAGCTGGGACTGCGAAGAAGGATGTAGAGGATTACAGCCTCTCCAGCGGCATAAACATGAGCGTTAAAACATGTGTGAAACATGACATGTAAGACATCTCATTTCAACAATCGTTAAAATGCTATTAGCTATGAAAATATCTCTATAGTACGCTCATGTAAACAGAGGAAAAGCTCTAAAAGCGGGAAGCTTGTACTGCGTAAACAAAAGATGTAGGACTTCAAGTGGAGCCTTGATTTTTCACGTGAGAAATATGCAATatgtgtttactttttgttatgGCTGCCTTCAGTTTTTGGTGCTTGTTTTCAAATCGGAGGACAAGGCAGAACCAGAATAAGTTGATGCTGAGATTACCCAGCATTCTCCAGCTGCTGTCTGGGATTTGCTTATGTCATCTTAAGGTAACAAGGCTTTCTATACCATAACTAACAATTTAAAGCCTTCTCGTTAAAACTGTGACTCAGCACATACCTACGAGGAGAGCCCGTATTGGTGATTGGGACAGACATCTGTTTCATGTTCAAGCCGGTTATTTCCTGTTGGAaggcaagaaaaagaaatgaaactgaacattttagaaaaaaataattttttcctattCAGATTAGTTGAAAATGGAGATTAGGTccacagaaaagtaaaaaaaggcCATCAAGACAAACATAATtactaatttgtgtttttctatcacATTAAATTCCTATAAAATGTATAGTATTGttgtaatctgtgaaaaaataaaggaaaaaacagtacagatacaataggccttcgcagcgctttgctgctcgggcctaattaccTGGTAATGGAGGAAGTGAGCCTGTGGAGTTGGTGGCATTGAGCCAGATTTGTTGTTCTCACACAGTGCAAACCTACACAAACAGTAATGATGGAATGTAAAAAGCTTTAAGAAAATTGAGAAGGACAATGTAAGTTTGCGAGGTTGTGTTTACTTCGGCAGAGCACAGAGGTGAACCTCCATGTCGCTCTCCAGGTACTTGGGCTGCAGTTTAAAAGCCTGAAGGCCCGGGGTCGGgttctaaaacaaaatgtcagtaaataaataatcagcCAGATGTGCTTCCTGTATGAATGGATGTGAAGCTACGACAAATCCCATCCGTACAAAGATTCTGAGAGGATTTGCATTGAAAGGCCTGATGAGAGCTTCAGGAGGCGTGAAGGAGAGTCCAGCAGTTAGgttctaaaacaaaatgtcagtaaataaataatgagcCAGATGTGCTTCCTGTATGAATGTACAGTATGTGAAGTACCAACAAATCCCATCCGTACAAAGATTTTGAGAGAATTTGCATTGAAAGGCCTGATGAGAGCTTCAAGAGCCGTGAAGGAGAGTCCAGCAGTCTCCTGATCCATCATTCTATCTTCCTCTTCGCCTGGACCCTGCACTTCCTAAAAGGGAGATAAATATGACACAGACTGATGCACATATTGAGTCTgacatacattttaattaaggtGCGTCGTGGTTACCGGCGCTCCAGCACGAAGATGTCTGGCCAGTGTAGTGGGACAATAGGAGCTAAACGCTTCCCAGGGAGAAGTGGATCGGTAACCCATCAGCTGGTAGTGCTGGGGAACCTGGACAGTATCAATGTTACCATGGTTACATTACTTGAATCTTAGAAAAAGTGAAAGCATTTTTACCTTCACATTGTCTCAAAAAAACAACCCCTTATATTTACTCAAAGACAATCATTTTGTAGATTAGAAGCACAGTAAATCATTCTAGCTGCATGTTGCTTTCAGAACCTCCTGTTATTTCAAGTGCTCCACATGAACGCCGCTTCCTTTAATATCACTTCTTAGATGCACAGTCCTTCAACACATCACATCACTTCCTCATATTATCCACACCTGCAGAAACAATCTATTTCTACATGGTTCTTTATGCTGTTTTTCCTGTGTGTAAAACAAAGCAGCCAACTGACTAAATATAGTCAGTATGAATGTGGTtggattttctctgttttatagtattcttctgttttctgctgtatGTTATTGTTCTGTACgatgttttagtgttttctgaatgttgaaaatgagaatttgttctCAATTAACTTTCCCTGGTTAGATAAAGGTTaggtaaaatacaaaataaaataatttattatagGTTTCCAGCTGTTTTTAAGGTCTGACCTTACAACTAACTCTAGAATACTTTTGCATACAGAGGAGTAAAATGGGTCCAGATCTTCATCGTCAGACTTTCTCATgatgaaataaataagtgaaTTAAATTCTGCTTTACCTCCTAAAAACATCTCCAACCTCTGACTGGattgatgtaaaaatgtgtcGAATAGTTCAAATCTAAGCAGGAAGGTTCTACCTAAAATATTCCCCAGCATACCAGACAATTGTTAATGGGTCATTAAATACTAACGTgggaagaaaaattatttttgtgaggGATGAAAAGGTGAAAAGCTGGTAAAGGCCACCTGGAGTCGGTGCGGACATGCTCTCCGCTGGCGTGTCTGGGTTTCCTTCTCAGTGCTCCTGTCTACAGGCATGAATGTTAAGCTAGCTGCTGATGCTAAGATAATGTGAGTGTGGGAGCATATGGATGTCGGTCTCAGTAAAGAACTCACAACCTGACCGATGTGTTCATTGCCTTTTGGCAAATGTCAGCTGGAAAAAAAGGGCTGTGACATAATGCTGctgtaaaaaattaatataGACAGGGTTCCTGCACATACTTCAGATTTCTGgagttttcaagcattttctaTAATCAATGTTGGAAAAAGATAAGCTAATATTTCTGGTCAGGTTTTAAATTTGGATGaatgcatttataaaaacatggagaaaggaatacattttgaaattagGATATTTTTCCATCGCTTACATTTTCTTCCTTATCTACACTTGGAAACAATGCCAGACCATTTCTATCATGTTATTATTGAATTAGAATCCAACACGCTGCTGGTTACATATCCAGTGATATATGAGCGCCAGGTGCTTTAATAGGTACTGACCTGGAGGTTGAAGAAAGAAATTTGTGCTTTCACAGTCACATCGATAGGATCCACAGGCAGAGCCACAAAATTCCTGAGAGCCTTGAAATATCAAGAAGAcaaatggacatttttattcagctcaaCTCTGAGGTCCAGAATTCTGCAGGGCGTCTGAATCAAAGATTTAATCAAAGCACCAGCAACCAAGCTTCCTCGCTGATTCCATTGTTGGATCAATTTCGTTTCTCACAGGAAGTAATGGATGAAAATTGCCTCATTTCTTCATGTCAAActgtttaattgaaaatgtattgggggaaaaagaaaagcctgTTACATTATGTAGAGTTTAAAGACGTTCTCACCGTGGAATTGTCCTCTTGGGGGGAATATGGGAAAGATGACGTCAACGCATTGTCTAGAGATATGACACTTGCTCTGTCCttagctaaaaaacaaaaagattagcTTTAGATGCAGAATGTcatgctgagttttttttcctgagtaGTACAGATAATTCAAACCGTTCTCCATGGAGGGATCCTTCTTTATACTGTCCACCAGTTTCTTTAAAGAGGCCAGTCTGCGCTGCATGCGGCATCGGATCACCACCTGGACGGCAGACGTGAGCCTGTTACCGATTCTCCACAACTTCAAACTTCACGCTGATTCTtaattattttctgacattCAAGACTTTTAGCTTCCTTCCTTTTTCCATATCGAGCGCCTAATGAGGTCCGGTGGACTCGGATCAGTTTCATTCTGCAAACTGAAAcctttgtgaaattaaaaagtgGCTCGCTAACAGCAATGAATCCTCTTACTTTCATCGAGTTTTCCTTTcgtttattttataatttagaCGCCACATAAAGAGGCCTGCTTATATGCTACagtaattaatataaataagaaCACTAATGGATCCTGACTGAACCTAAAGACAATTAGAAATTTCCACCTGACTGAGCTGAAAGTGACAGGGCTGCAGGAGGGCTAACCCTCTAATGAGGCACACCGAGAAAATGACATGCTCGTTCATTCAGGtgtgcacatttaaaacaacttttttttttctttgtccagGCATCAAAATTTACAGAGGGCTATTATCCACTAACAACACCACACAGTCCACTCATGATTTTTGCACATGTACCTTCCGAGCTGCCTGCTGGAAAAGTGTGAGGGTTCTCTGTCTCAGCTCCCAGTAAATGCTGGTGTACAACTGGAAGACCGGTACTTTGTCTCGACCCTGGAAAGGATTGGGAAAACTTTACTAGAAGAACAGCTAAAGGACTCGGCCTGATTGCTCACAGAGAAAAATTATGAATATCATGGAATGGACaaatagagatgcaccgatcacATAACGATATCTATATTGGTCatgatgttgaaaaaaaaatctattcagtctaattctatgctttgtgctcttatgctttatgtatttatttcacattatatttagaattcctaattgcactttctgaaccattttaaatgtttgagcaACTTTGTGAAgtttttggtgtatttaagtgtgctgtactggtgcagagttatcaaataaatgcattattcagtacatttatgtctgtgtttaagaaaagaaatgttttaagtgatTCAGTGATGTTTTTCAGCATCGAATCGGAATTGGCCGATACGAAGCTTCAGATATCTGTATCTgcagtgaaaaaagtggattgaCGCATCTTTATAAACAACCAGGTTATTCCCCCACTAACAGATTTGCTTGTTTTCAGTTGTTCTAatctttcactttaaaatgtttaattttaacataataaaCAAAGAGAGACATGAAATTAGCAACTGAGTCTAAAGGATGACCTGTTTGTCATCTCGAAGCATCCGCTTAGTCGATAGTTGGGTCTGCCTGGGAGCGAAGTCTTCATCTTGcctctcatcttttttttttacctttaacaCAATCAGCACATGATTACTATTAGCATTCCTTCTATGAAATTACAAATAAAGTGTAATAAACTGTTTAGACTACAAATTACTTCCTCTTGTCCACACACATCGTCTGATTCtgtctgatttaaaagaaaagtgtaggaattgtttaaataaaatgtgagtTTTAGCATATATCAAATAAAgaagatgtttctgttgttttacacaACATTTCAGAGTTGCAAAAGAACTTAAAAGAAAGGATTTCAACATGTTTCGCCGCTGTATCAAGCCTGAAATCTTTTGGCTGAAGGAGAAATGTCCTCCCTGTCACAGGAAATAAGACAGCCTAATTTAGTGATTTAATATTCCCAGGTGGTAAAACTCTTCctggaaaattacaaaactgtAAGTCTgcataaatgtttgtgttctgGCCTTTAATCAGCATTTCATTCCTCCCATAAAAACAAGAGTTCCCATAAAATATAGAAGTAACGCGCTGTGATACGAGGCTGTAAAACAGACAACACTccctgtgcgtgtgtgtgtgtgtgtgtgtgtggattacAGCATCAGCGACGAGATGAGAAAGGAAGGGCTGTTAAGCTTCAACTGTACACAAACTCGTATttcaaaactgaactttctttGGCCGACCTTGCCTTGTTTCTATGgttactaaataaaatcaatcacttAAAAGCAGAAGCATTTTTTGTTATGATAAAGAGTGTATtcaacagagaaaaacattcaaagcaTAAAGAttaaatggacttttaatgGGAGTCGAGAAATGATTAAATGTCAACAAATCTGAAAGATAGTAATTTacacaaaactgaaacaaaatggatttaaattattattttgacattttaattcaaGATCATTCATATATCAAACTTATTGGTATTATTTGGTGCCACTAAATATACCCAACCGACTTGAAGGGGTCATTGCAAAAAATGTGATCATACAGggcaacagaaaacaattcatgccacacttttcagatttttgggggttaaaaatattgaaaattatGAATTCTTTTCCTTCGGCTTCCTAAGAAGACCAAGAGCAAACCAATGTGAAATCATACCAAAAGAACGGCTGTGATTACAGTAAAGGAGTTGTTGCTGTCACAGTGAGACAAAGACCCTAAACATCCAGATATGATGTGTCAAAAATGCGCTAGTTAAAGTTCAGAcctaatttcattaaaaatcaaacttgagagttgttgttttcaaatctATGTATCATTTTACTTCTATCTTCTTCTACAATGATACACAGGtctctcacataaaatccctataaataatttaaaatttgtggtactgacatgacaaaatgtaaaaaagttcaattCTATAAATAATTAGTGTACTTTCTCACCcatttacagggtttgtgtgtttctctcaGTTACTGCTGAAACTCACCATGTATTCCTGCAGAGctgtctctctctcctccaGTATCTGCTGCTGCCTTTTCTTCGACACCGACTCCACACCTAGATAAACTTGGCTGAGTGCAACCCACAGAAGAAATGACCACATATGGaggtaaaaatacaaa
The genomic region above belongs to Xiphophorus maculatus strain JP 163 A chromosome 24, X_maculatus-5.0-male, whole genome shotgun sequence and contains:
- the cfap221 gene encoding cilia- and flagella-associated protein 221 — encoded protein: MEVATPVPQTLSEPQRKGTSLPLSQLVEETRSKALPNHLLDSKIYARLKSNSHIEADPAELHFSGFELGKSYTKTVNLINISNAPVNIHIIPTLTKHFQTTYTKKDRLIPGLAYTVNVAFCPEDWHYFSDCIRVHCKDEENLFIPVHAYPVINDLHIPTHIDFSAIPLGQSVRHVIPLSCSCPVDFEFQVYVIQPHDAYSIHPLTGVIPANGKVLMTVTFCPLQYETSQFTFQLVVAHFNTKPYLCTITGFSRPNLPLRQPHVRFGAIEHGGRPTPPPSGRKSKQTSVKEADKLKAVKDEADVPQPSSMDVCSPGGVAKILIKDTTFSCGSTKGNINSQMKEALFMKKVQQATEEEQYKYIKSQVYLGVESVSKKRQQQILEERETALQEYMVKKKDERQDEDFAPRQTQLSTKRMLRDDKQGRDKVPVFQLYTSIYWELRQRTLTLFQQAARKVVIRCRMQRRLASLKKLVDSIKKDPSMENAKDRASVISLDNALTSSFPYSPQEDNSTALRNFVALPVDPIDVTVKAQISFFNLQVPQHYQLMGYRSTSPWEAFSSYCPTTLARHLRAGAPEVQGPGEEEDRMMDQETAGLSFTALEALIRPFNANSLKIFNLTAGLSFTPPEALIRPFNANPLRIFNPTPGLQAFKLQPKYLESDMEVHLCALPKFALCENNKSGSMPPTPQAHFLHYQEITGLNMKQMSVPITNTGSPRRSIDYDMDILPLSAPPLLPGLPDDYHLQLTESSCEGPGIQLTPEMIRAEFPLRKAPVSNGNHTIGIIPRLEVIYTSDINQMQTRLMARLEELTEEELE